In a genomic window of Mucilaginibacter sp. KACC 22063:
- a CDS encoding zinc ribbon domain-containing protein YjdM, protein MELPACPVCQSAYTYEMNDLLVCPECGHEWKQEKVVAANDELVVKDSNGNILQNGDSVVVIKNLPVKGSPHGIKAGTKVRNIRLVDSDHNIDCKIDGFGAMALKSEFVKKA, encoded by the coding sequence ATGGAACTCCCTGCTTGCCCTGTTTGCCAATCGGCTTATACATATGAAATGAATGATTTATTGGTTTGCCCCGAATGTGGGCACGAGTGGAAGCAAGAAAAAGTTGTTGCCGCGAATGACGAATTGGTAGTGAAAGACAGCAACGGTAATATCCTGCAAAACGGCGACTCGGTTGTAGTGATCAAAAACCTGCCGGTAAAGGGCTCTCCACATGGGATAAAGGCCGGTACTAAAGTAAGGAACATCCGCTTGGTCGACAGCGACCATAACATTGATTGTAAGATTGACGGTTTTGGAGCTATGGCCTTGAAATCAGAATTTGTGAAAAAGGCTTAG
- a CDS encoding glycerophosphodiester phosphodiesterase family protein gives MKFITPLLICLIFSQVISAQNKVMVTAHRGDWRNAPENSVRAFKSAAAMGVDIVELDLKKTKDGEIVIMHDETINRTTDGKGKPSDYTFEEIRKFRLKNGLGRPTAYNQIPTLKEVMLALKGTGVKVNLDKSWPYYHEAYAILKQTGTLKQAIFKSELPYDSLKAKYPELIDSIIYMPVVNLDKPDAKKIITDYLKNMKPFGFELIFKQDTSAILNDNRFITKTGSKVWINSLWASLNAGHDDDLAVEENNKKDSWDWIIAHGATVIQTDRPQLLLDYLRKKGLHK, from the coding sequence ATGAAATTTATTACCCCTCTGCTTATCTGCCTTATTTTTTCGCAGGTTATTTCCGCACAAAATAAAGTAATGGTTACCGCGCACCGCGGCGATTGGCGTAACGCTCCGGAAAACTCTGTACGTGCTTTCAAAAGCGCAGCTGCAATGGGTGTAGATATTGTGGAGCTTGACCTGAAAAAAACCAAGGACGGCGAAATCGTAATTATGCACGATGAAACCATCAACCGCACTACAGACGGTAAAGGCAAACCGTCAGATTATACTTTTGAAGAGATCCGTAAGTTTCGTCTTAAAAACGGTTTAGGCCGTCCAACTGCTTACAATCAGATACCAACGCTCAAAGAGGTTATGCTTGCCCTTAAGGGAACTGGTGTTAAAGTAAACCTCGATAAAAGCTGGCCTTACTACCACGAGGCTTATGCCATTTTAAAGCAAACCGGTACTTTGAAGCAAGCCATATTTAAATCAGAACTACCGTATGACAGCCTTAAGGCAAAATACCCCGAACTGATTGACAGCATCATTTATATGCCTGTTGTTAACCTTGATAAGCCGGATGCTAAAAAGATTATTACTGATTATTTGAAAAACATGAAACCATTCGGCTTTGAATTAATATTTAAGCAGGATACATCGGCCATATTAAACGATAATAGGTTTATTACCAAAACAGGCAGTAAAGTATGGATCAATTCTTTGTGGGCTTCGCTGAATGCTGGTCATGATGATGATCTGGCTGTTGAAGAAAATAATAAAAAGGACAGCTGGGATTGGATCATAGCGCATGGTGCTACCGTTATACAAACAGATCGCCCGCAATTGTTATTAGATTATCTTCGTAAAAAGGGGCTGCATAAATAA